From a region of the Desmodus rotundus isolate HL8 chromosome 7, HLdesRot8A.1, whole genome shotgun sequence genome:
- the SIN3A gene encoding paired amphipathic helix protein Sin3a, whose translation MKRRLDDQESPVYAAQQRRIPGSTEAFPHQHRVLAPAPPVYEAVAETMQSATGIQYSVTPSYQVSAVPQGSGGSHGPTIAAVHSSHHHPTAVQPHGGQVVQSHAHPAPPVAPVQGQQQFQRLKVEDALSYLDQVKLQFGSQPQVYNDFLDIMKEFKSQSIDTPGVISRVSQLFKGHPDLIMGFNTFLPPGYKIEVQTNDMVNVTTPGQVHQIPTHGIQPQPQPPPQHPSQPSAQSAPAPAQPAPQPPPAKVNKPSQLQAHTPASQQTPPLPPYASPRSPPVQPHTPVTISLGTAPSLQNNQPVEFNHAINYVNKIKNRFQGQPDIYKAFLEILHTYQKEQRNAKEAGGNYTPALTEQEVYAQVARLFKNQEDLLSEFGQFLPDANSSVLLSKTTAEKVDSVRNDHGGTVKKPQLNNKPQRPSQNGCQIRRHSGTGTTPPVKKKPKLLSLKDSSMADASKHGVGTESLFFDKVRKALRSAEAYENFLRCLVIFNQEVISRAELVQLVSPFLGKFPELFNWFKNFLGYKESVHLETFPKERATEGIAMEIDYASCKRLGSSYRALPKSYQQPKCTGRTPLCKEVLNDTWVSFPSWSEDSTFVSSKKTQYEEHIYRCEDERFELDVVLETNLATIRVLEAIQKKLSRLSAEEQAKFRLDNTLGGTSEVIHRKALQRIYADKAADIIDGLRKNPSIAVPIVLKRLKMKEEEWREAQRGFNKVWREQNEKYYLKSLDHQGINFKQNDTKVLRSKSLLNEIESIYDERQEQATEENAGVPAGPHLSLAYEDKQILEDAAALIIHHVKRQAGIQKEDKYKIKQIMYHFIPDLLFAQRGDLSDVEEEEEEEMDVDEATGAAKKHNGVGGSPPKSKLLFSNTTAQKLRGMDEVYNLFYVNNNWYIFMRLHQILCLRLLRICSQAERQIEEENREREWEREVLGIKRDKSDSPAIQLRLKEPMDVDVEDYYPAFLDMVRSLLDGNIDSSQYEDSLREMFTIHAYIAFTMDKLIQSIVRQLQHIVSDEICVQVTDLYLAENSNGATGGQLNTQTSRGLLESAYQRKAEQLMSDENCFKLMFIQSQGQVQLTIELLDTEEENSDDPVEAERWSDYVERYMNSDTTSPELREHLARKPVFLPRNLRRIRKCQRGREQQEKEGKEGNSKKSMESVDSLDKLECRFKLNSYKMVYVIKSEDYMYRRTALLRAHQSHERVSKRLHQRFQAWVDKWTKEHVPREMAAETSKWLMGEGLEGLVPCTTTCDTETLHFVSINKYRVKYGAVFKTP comes from the exons GTGGAGGATGCGCTATCCTATCTTGACCAGGTGAAGCTGCAGTTCGGTAGTCAGCCTCAGGTCTATAATGATTTCCTTGACATCATGAAGGAATTTAAATCACAAAG catTGACACTCCAGGAGTGATAAGTCGTGTGTCCCAGCTGTTCAAAGGCCACCCAGACCTGATTATGGGCTTCAATACCTTCTTGCCCCCTGGCTACAAGATTGAGGTGCAAACCAATGACATGGTGAATGTGACGACTCCTGGCCAGGTTCATCAGATTCCCACCCATGGcatccagccccagcctcagcctccaCCCCAGCATCCTTCCCAGCCTTCAGCCCAGTCAGCTCCAGCTCCTGCCCAGCCAGCTCCTCAGCCCCCACCTGCCAAAGTCAACAAG ccttCCCAACTACAAGCACATACTCCCGCCAGCCAGCagacccccccactcccaccatatGCATCCCCACGCTCTCCACCCGTCCAACCTCATACACCAGTGACAATCTCGTTGGGAACGGCCCCATCCTTGCAGAACAATCAGCCTGTGGAGTTTAATCATGCCATCAACTATGTTAATAAGATCAAGAACAGGTTCCAGGGCCAACCAGACATCTACAAAGCATTCCTGGAGATCTTGCACACATATCAG AAAGAGCAGCGAAATGCCAAGGAAGCTGGAGGAAACTACACTCCAGCGCTGACTGAGCAGGAAGTTTATGCTCAGGTGGCtcgtctttttaaaaatcaggaagatCTGTTGTCAGAGTTTGGACAGTTTTTACCAGACGCCAACAGCTCTGTG CTTTTAAGCAAAACAACTGCGGAGAAGGTTGATTCTGTGAGAAATGACCATGGAGGAACTGTGAAGAAGCCCCAACTGAACAACAAGCCACAGAGGCCCAGCCAGAATGGCTGCCAGATCCGGAGGCATTCTGGGACAGGAACCACCCCTCCAGTGAAG AAGAAACCCAAACTGCTCAGCCTAAAGGACTCTTCTATGGCAGATGCCAGCAAGCATGGTGTAGGAACTGAATCCTTATTTTTTGATaag GTCCGCAAGGCTCTGCGCAGTGCGGAGGCCTATGAGAACTTCCTGCGCTGTCTTGTTATCTTCAACCAGGAGGTCATCTCTCGGGCCGAGCTTGTGCAGTTAGTCTCTCCTTTCCTGGG GAAATTCCCTGAGTTGTTTAATTGGTTTAAAAACTTTCTGGGCTATAAGGAATCTGTACATTTGGAAACCTTTCCAAAGGAACGAGCCACAGAAGGCATTGCCATGGAGATAGATTATGCCTCTTGTAAACGACTGGGTTCCAGCTACCGAGCCCTCCCAAAGAGTTACCAGCAGCCCAAGTGTACAGGACGGACTCCTCTCTGTAAAGAG GTTTTAAATGATACctgggtttccttcccttcctggtcTGAGGACTCCACCTTTGTTAGTTCCAAGAAAACTCAGTATGAAGAACATATCTATCGTTGTGAAGACGAACGCTTTGAG ctTGATGTAGTTTTAGAGACCAATCTGGCAACAATCCGGGTTTTGGAAGCAATACAGAAGAAGCTTTCCCGCCTGTCTGCTGAGGAACAAGCCAAGTTTCGCTTGGACAACACCCTTGGGGGCACGTCAGAAGTCATCCATCGGAAAGCACTCCAGAGGATATATGCTGACAAAGCAGCCGACATCATTGACGGCCTGAGGAAGAACCCCTCCATTGCCGTCCCCATTGTCCTGAAAAG GTTGAAGATGAAAGAGGAAGAATGGCGAGAAGCTCAGAGGGGCTTTAACAAAGTTTGGAGAGAGCAAAATGAGAAATACTACTTGAAGTCTCTGGACCACCAGGGCATCAACTTTAAACAGAACGACACCAAGGTTCTGAGGTCTAAGAGCTTACTCAACGAGATCGAGAGTATCTACGATGAG AGGCAAGAGCAGGCTACGGAAGAAAATGCTGGTGTTCCTGCCGGCCCACACCTTTCACTGGCCTATGAAGACAAGCAGATCCTAGAGGATGCTGCTGCCCTGATTATCCACCATGTGAAGAGGCAGGCAGGCATTCAGAAGGAGGACAAGTACAAAATCAAGCAGATCATGTATCACTTCATTCCAGATCTGCTCTTTGCTCAGAGGGGTGATCTCTCAGAtgtagaagaagaggaagaagaagagatggATGTAGATGAAGCCACAGGGGCGGCTAAGAAGCACAACGGTGTTGGGGGCAGTCCCCCTAAGTCCAAGCTACTGTTTAGTAACACAACAGCGCAGAAGCTAAGAGGGATGGATGAAGTATACAACCTCTTCTATGTTAATAACAACTGGTACATCTTTATGCGACTGCACCAGATTCTCTGCTTGAGGCTTCTGCGGATTTGCTCCCAAGCAGAAAGGCAGATTGAAGAAGAAAACCGAGAAAGGGAGTGGGAGCGGGAAGTGCTGGGCATAAAACGAGACAAGAGTGACAGCCCTGCCATCCAGCTCCGTCTCAAAGAACCTA TGGATGTCGATGTAGAGGATTATTACCCAGCTTTCCTCGATATGGTGCGGAGCCTGCTGGATGGCAACATCGACTCATCACAGTATGAAGATTCATTGCGAGAGATGTTCACCATTCACGCCTACATTGCCTTCACCATGGACAAGCTCATCCAGAGCATCGTTAGACAG CTGCAGCACATCGTGAGCGACGAGATCTGTGTGCAGGTGACTGACCTTTACCTGGCAGAGAACAGCAATGGAGCCACTGGAGGCCAGCTGAACACACAGACTTCGAGGGGCCTCTTGGAGTCAGCGTATCAGCGGAAGGCCGAGCAGCTCATGTCAGACGAGAACTGCTTCAAG CTTATGTTCATTCAGAGCCAAGGCCAGGTTCAGCTGACCATTGAGCTTTTGGACACAGAAGAGGAGAACTCGGATGACCCTGTAGAAGCGGAG CGCTGGTCAGACTACGTGGAGCGATACATGAACTCTGATACCACCTCTCCCGAGCTGCGTGAGCATCTGGCGCGGAAACCAGTGTTTCTCCCGAG GAACCTGCGGCGGATCCGGAAGTGTCAGCGTGGTCGAGAAcagcaggaaaaggaagggaaggaaggaaacagcaaGAAGAGCATGGAGAGTGTGGACAGCCTGGATAAGCTGGAGTGCAGGTTCAAGCTGAACTCCTACAAGATGGTCTACGTGATCAAGTCTGAAGACTACATGTACCGGAGGACCGCCTTGCTCCGCGCTCACCAG TCCCATGAGCGAGTGAGCAAGAGGCTACATCAGAGGTTCCAGGCCTGGGTAGATAAATGGACCAAGGAGCATGTGCCCCGTGAAATGGCAGCAGAGACCAGCAAGTGGCTCATGGGTgaggggctggagggcctggtgccctgtacCACCACCTGTGACACAGAGACCTTGCACTTTGTGAGCATTAACAAGTACCGCGTCAAATACGGCGCAGTGTTCAAAACCCCGTAA